Proteins encoded by one window of Gammaproteobacteria bacterium:
- a CDS encoding TIGR03088 family PEP-CTERM/XrtA system glycosyltransferase — MSGALSDTRIHPRPLVVHVIYRLAVGGLENGLVNLINRMAPDGYRHAIVCIDDYTDFRQRIQRDDVDVYALHKRPGTDLGAHVRFWKLMRRLRPTVVHTRNLGALEFQLPAWLAGVAHRVQGEHGRDTGDLLGTKRKYLLYRKMMRPLVTRYVALSQDLATWLEQSAGVAAENISQIYNGVDTERFFPARERLPLPVENAAPQDGVVMGTIGRMQPEKDQLTLVRAFIGLLDTVERGRERLRLVLIGDGPLREQAQSLLREADAEHLAWLPGARNDAPEMMQSLDIFVLPSLIEGVSNTILEAMATGLPVVATAVGGNPELVQHGETGVTVPAADAAAMSRAILDYINSPELRQRHGEAGRRRVEKMFSMASMVNGYNAVYDRVRGVTAPATEFVSE; from the coding sequence TCATCAATCGCATGGCACCGGACGGCTATCGCCATGCCATTGTGTGCATCGATGACTACACCGATTTTCGGCAGCGTATCCAGCGTGACGATGTCGACGTGTACGCCCTGCACAAGCGTCCCGGCACCGACCTGGGGGCCCATGTCCGATTCTGGAAACTCATGCGGCGCCTGCGGCCCACGGTCGTGCACACCCGCAACCTGGGCGCGCTGGAATTTCAGTTACCCGCCTGGCTTGCCGGGGTAGCCCACCGCGTGCAGGGAGAACACGGCAGGGACACCGGCGATCTCCTGGGCACCAAGCGCAAATACCTCCTGTACCGCAAAATGATGCGGCCGCTGGTGACGCGCTATGTCGCGCTGTCGCAGGATTTGGCCACCTGGCTGGAGCAATCGGCGGGCGTCGCGGCGGAGAACATCAGCCAGATCTACAACGGCGTGGACACCGAGCGCTTTTTCCCAGCAAGGGAACGCCTGCCTTTACCCGTGGAGAATGCGGCCCCGCAGGATGGCGTGGTCATGGGAACCATCGGCCGCATGCAGCCGGAGAAGGACCAACTGACCCTGGTGCGGGCCTTTATCGGCCTGCTGGATACGGTGGAGCGGGGCAGGGAGCGCCTGCGGCTGGTGCTGATCGGTGATGGCCCCCTGCGGGAACAGGCCCAAAGTCTGCTGCGCGAGGCCGATGCGGAGCACCTTGCCTGGCTGCCGGGCGCCCGCAATGACGCGCCCGAAATGATGCAGTCACTGGATATCTTTGTCCTGCCCTCCCTGATCGAGGGCGTCTCCAACACCATTCTCGAGGCCATGGCGACGGGGCTGCCGGTGGTGGCAACCGCAGTAGGTGGTAATCCGGAACTGGTACAACATGGCGAGACGGGCGTCACGGTGCCGGCTGCGGATGCCGCGGCCATGAGCCGAGCCATCCTCGACTACATCAATAGTCCCGAGCTGCGTCAGCGCCACGGCGAGGCCGGACGCCGGCGCGTCGAAAAAATGTTTAGCATGGCCAGCATGGTGAATGGATATAATGCGGTGTATGACCGGGTGCGCGGCGTCACGGCACCCGCAACAGAATTTGTGAGCGAATAA